Proteins encoded by one window of Rubrobacter indicoceani:
- a CDS encoding Gfo/Idh/MocA family protein, translating to MVVTGGGTSPGEAVGWAIVGCGWVVRDYVAPAFDAAENASVVAVADPSEAALNTVSQTLPDAKRHRDPRSALLEAGVEAVYVATPNHLHREAVLLAAGAGKHVLCEKPVAPTLREAEEMVIVCKEAGVTYATAFDQRFHAAHLRLKELISSGRLGRVCSVRVRYACWLPPRWSPDEISEDNWRTDPLRAGGGAFVDLAPHGIDLVQHLLGEDLVETKTLFQRRIFDYAVEDGASLIGRFASGALFTQHVAYNTPETFPRRELEIVGTEAMALATDTMGQTPGGTLEIISAETGRREEVEVPGIERSPFLNQISAFSAALLSGEPFEHGPGRDLKTMEIVTGAIEENALDDRTKTQ from the coding sequence ATGGTGGTAACGGGCGGCGGTACAAGCCCCGGCGAGGCCGTTGGCTGGGCGATAGTCGGCTGCGGCTGGGTTGTGCGGGATTACGTCGCCCCGGCTTTCGACGCCGCAGAGAACGCCTCGGTCGTCGCGGTAGCGGACCCTTCGGAAGCCGCTCTGAACACCGTTTCGCAGACGCTGCCCGACGCGAAAAGGCACCGGGACCCGCGATCCGCGCTTCTGGAAGCCGGGGTCGAGGCCGTCTACGTCGCCACTCCGAACCACCTGCACCGGGAGGCCGTTCTGCTCGCCGCCGGGGCCGGAAAGCATGTCCTGTGCGAAAAGCCCGTAGCACCGACGCTCCGGGAGGCCGAGGAGATGGTCATCGTCTGCAAAGAGGCGGGCGTAACCTACGCAACGGCCTTCGACCAGCGGTTCCATGCCGCGCACCTGAGGCTGAAGGAGCTGATCTCCAGCGGTCGCCTCGGTCGGGTGTGTTCCGTGCGCGTTCGCTACGCCTGCTGGCTTCCGCCCCGGTGGTCGCCGGACGAGATCTCGGAGGACAACTGGCGCACCGACCCGCTCCGGGCCGGGGGCGGGGCTTTCGTTGACCTTGCGCCACACGGCATAGACCTTGTCCAGCATCTCCTCGGCGAAGACCTCGTGGAGACGAAAACCCTTTTTCAGCGACGCATCTTCGATTACGCCGTCGAGGACGGGGCTTCGCTTATCGGGCGCTTCGCCTCGGGGGCGCTCTTTACCCAGCACGTAGCCTACAACACCCCGGAGACCTTCCCCCGCCGCGAACTCGAAATCGTCGGCACGGAGGCTATGGCCCTCGCAACCGACACGATGGGCCAGACACCGGGCGGTACGCTTGAGATCATATCCGCCGAAACCGGACGCCGCGAGGAGGTTGAAGTACCCGGCATCGAACGCTCGCCGTTTCTGAATCAGATCTCGGCCTTCAGCGCAGCGCTCCTGTCCGGTGAACCATTCGAACACGGGCCGGGAAGAGACCTCAAAACGATGGAGATAGTCACCGGAGCTATAGAAGAAAACGCCCTCGATGATCGGACAAAGACCCAGTGA
- a CDS encoding class I SAM-dependent methyltransferase → MIHRYPKWLDEDLISPENGAPLVYETEYLLTDGERSWPVIEGIPYLRVGRDETREECVSLLRNNDLISALAVLLGDQDSWAPDPPPGFDRRLEVASGVGSLRRSMELLGFGRVGDYLIHRLSDPTYLAGLALLQDNLRGTKRSFQLACGLGHYSRELVRRDVETTAADVVFAKVWLARRYVTPETRMVCFDASGPFPFPEAARFDLVLCQDAFYFLPEKPHVASEMARLVGGNGPDSGAVLIGHTHNAAAENLSSGAPLKVPEYAALFSSPLLYDDEALTGNLLSERVPEPRDEADLVNSRAVCLVQNRRGPEPDTGLLLPPAGTRLRLNPLYAREGETDPACFSLRWPSERYELEYAPQSSYLPQSVEVSRETLRKAFESGVGSAPEVDGLARRRVLLDLPEGWW, encoded by the coding sequence TTGATACACCGCTATCCGAAGTGGCTGGACGAGGATTTGATCAGCCCCGAAAACGGCGCACCGCTGGTCTATGAGACAGAGTACCTCCTCACCGACGGCGAGAGAAGTTGGCCCGTGATCGAAGGCATCCCGTATCTCAGGGTCGGACGCGACGAAACCCGTGAAGAGTGCGTATCCTTGTTGCGCAATAACGATTTGATCAGCGCGCTGGCGGTCCTTCTCGGGGACCAGGACAGCTGGGCGCCCGACCCGCCACCGGGTTTTGACAGGCGGCTGGAGGTTGCTTCGGGGGTCGGTTCGCTGCGGCGCTCGATGGAGCTGCTCGGTTTCGGACGCGTGGGCGATTACCTTATCCATCGTCTCTCTGACCCGACTTACCTGGCCGGGCTTGCGCTTCTGCAAGACAACCTGCGGGGTACGAAGCGGTCTTTTCAGCTGGCCTGCGGCCTTGGACACTACAGCCGGGAACTCGTCCGGAGAGACGTGGAGACCACCGCTGCCGACGTTGTATTCGCAAAGGTCTGGCTTGCGCGTCGCTACGTTACGCCGGAGACGCGAATGGTCTGCTTCGACGCCTCCGGGCCGTTTCCGTTTCCCGAAGCCGCGAGGTTCGACCTCGTTCTCTGTCAGGACGCCTTCTATTTTCTGCCGGAGAAGCCGCACGTTGCCAGCGAGATGGCCCGGCTTGTCGGGGGGAATGGGCCGGACAGCGGAGCGGTCCTGATCGGACACACGCACAACGCCGCCGCCGAGAACCTCTCCTCCGGGGCTCCCCTGAAGGTCCCCGAGTACGCTGCGCTCTTCAGCTCACCGCTTCTTTACGACGACGAAGCGTTGACCGGAAATCTGCTTTCGGAGCGGGTCCCCGAACCTCGGGACGAGGCGGATCTCGTCAACTCCAGAGCCGTCTGTCTTGTACAGAACAGACGCGGCCCGGAGCCGGACACCGGCCTGCTTCTGCCGCCCGCCGGAACGCGGCTCAGACTCAACCCGCTTTACGCTCGCGAGGGTGAAACCGACCCGGCGTGTTTCTCCCTGCGGTGGCCCTCCGAGCGTTACGAGCTTGAGTATGCCCCGCAGTCCTCATACCTGCCGCAGAGCGTCGAGGTATCGCGGGAAACCCTGCGGAAAGCGTTCGAGTCCGGCGTCGGCTCCGCCCCGGAGGTGGACGGTCTGGCCCGCAGGCGGGTTCTGCTGGATCTTCCGGAGGGATGGTGGTAA
- a CDS encoding inositol-3-phosphate synthase → MQESSGAGTETRRVGVAIVGVGGAVATTAIAGIAMIRKGIVDTDGLPLADLDVRGLDELAPYENLVFGGWDLSGDDLTDAAVSHGVMDKAQIYAVKDDLDAVKPWPAAGNPEFCRNVAGDNVVVANGHREQVDLIKRDLHAFREEHALDEVVLVNLASTERVVDLEAGVFASVEAFERGLDNSDSRIGPAMIYAYAAITSGVPYVNFTPSAAADIPALTELANRENIPVAGRDGKTGQTMIKTVLAPAFKARGLKVEGWFSTNILGNRDGLALDDADSLASKITTKGSVLDEMLGYEVEDHIVSIHYYKPRGDAKEAWDNVDLVGFMGRKMQIKVNFLCSDSILAAPLVIELVRLVDLAKRRGEGGVQEQLGLFFKAPMVENGNAPEHAFHEQGKLLADWISGA, encoded by the coding sequence GTGCAGGAATCATCTGGCGCAGGTACGGAGACTCGTAGAGTCGGGGTGGCTATCGTCGGGGTCGGCGGCGCGGTTGCCACGACGGCCATCGCCGGGATAGCCATGATCCGCAAGGGCATAGTGGATACGGACGGGCTCCCGCTCGCGGACCTCGACGTTCGGGGTCTGGATGAACTGGCCCCGTACGAGAACCTGGTCTTCGGCGGTTGGGACCTCTCCGGCGACGACCTTACGGATGCCGCCGTCTCGCACGGCGTAATGGACAAGGCGCAGATCTACGCCGTCAAGGACGACCTCGACGCCGTGAAGCCCTGGCCCGCCGCCGGAAACCCCGAGTTCTGCCGCAACGTTGCGGGCGACAACGTGGTCGTAGCGAACGGACACCGCGAACAGGTGGACCTGATAAAAAGAGACCTTCACGCCTTCCGGGAAGAACACGCTCTGGACGAGGTCGTTCTGGTCAACCTCGCCTCGACGGAGCGCGTCGTTGACCTTGAGGCCGGGGTCTTTGCGAGCGTAGAAGCCTTCGAGCGGGGCCTGGACAACAGCGACAGCAGAATCGGTCCGGCCATGATCTACGCCTACGCCGCGATAACCTCCGGCGTACCGTACGTGAACTTCACCCCCTCCGCCGCCGCCGACATCCCCGCCCTGACCGAGCTCGCCAACCGCGAGAACATCCCCGTGGCCGGTCGGGACGGTAAGACCGGACAGACCATGATAAAGACCGTGCTCGCCCCGGCCTTCAAGGCGCGCGGCCTGAAGGTCGAAGGCTGGTTCTCCACCAACATCCTCGGAAACCGCGACGGCCTCGCCCTCGATGACGCCGATTCTCTTGCATCCAAGATCACCACGAAAGGCTCCGTACTCGATGAGATGCTCGGGTACGAGGTGGAGGATCACATCGTGTCAATACATTATTATAAGCCTCGTGGTGATGCGAAAGAGGCCTGGGACAACGTGGACCTCGTGGGTTTCATGGGACGCAAGATGCAGATAAAGGTGAACTTCCTCTGCAGCGACTCGATCCTGGCGGCGCCGCTGGTCATAGAGCTGGTGCGGCTGGTGGACCTTGCGAAGCGCAGGGGCGAGGGCGGGGTTCAGGAGCAGCTCGGGCTCTTTTTCAAGGCGCCGATGGTAGAGAACGGCAACGCGCCGGAGCACGCCTTCCACGAGCAGGGCAAACTTCTGGCCGACTGGATCTCCGGCGCGTGA
- a CDS encoding OsmC family protein, whose product MLGTFAGALGARQVSFDNLEADTIGEVEDEGKVLVIKRIKHSMRLSASEEDRETVERVLRVYADSCPVARSLKGSIEITSELDLTPV is encoded by the coding sequence CTGCTCGGCACCTTTGCGGGCGCGCTGGGAGCGCGTCAAGTGTCGTTTGACAATCTTGAGGCCGACACGATCGGGGAGGTCGAGGACGAAGGGAAGGTGCTCGTCATCAAGCGCATAAAGCACTCCATGCGCCTGAGCGCGAGCGAGGAGGACCGCGAGACGGTAGAGCGGGTCCTTCGGGTCTACGCGGACAGTTGTCCGGTCGCCCGGTCCCTGAAGGGGAGCATCGAGATCACGAGCGAGCTCGACCTTACACCGGTCTGA
- a CDS encoding peroxidase-related enzyme (This protein belongs to a clade of uncharacterized proteins related to peroxidases such as the alkylhydroperoxidase AhpD.) produces the protein MTDTEKATDTPISWFPVPEESELPKGLQGLFRKARETVGFVPNVFRAYSFRPERLSAWFNHYRMLHEPTENLSVAEREMIAVAVSMENGCLYCLVAHGAALREALGDPILADRITLDYRRAGLDERRRAILDYAVKITNEPLECTPEDIERLQSFGLTLEEVWDVAEVASMYNFTNRMSLACGKLPNEEYHALFRREHGADIAGKHCG, from the coding sequence GTGACCGACACAGAGAAAGCGACGGACACACCTATAAGCTGGTTTCCCGTGCCGGAGGAGTCGGAGTTGCCGAAGGGTCTGCAGGGGCTTTTCAGGAAGGCTCGGGAGACGGTCGGGTTCGTACCGAACGTGTTCCGGGCATACAGTTTCCGGCCCGAGCGACTCTCGGCGTGGTTTAACCACTACAGGATGCTGCACGAGCCGACAGAGAATTTAAGCGTGGCTGAAAGGGAGATGATCGCGGTCGCCGTCTCGATGGAGAACGGCTGCCTGTACTGCCTTGTCGCTCACGGGGCGGCCCTTCGCGAAGCCCTCGGGGACCCGATCCTCGCCGACCGCATTACCCTCGACTACCGCCGGGCCGGGCTGGACGAGAGGCGAAGGGCGATCCTCGACTACGCGGTGAAGATTACGAACGAGCCCCTCGAATGCACCCCGGAGGACATCGAACGCCTCCAGAGCTTCGGCCTCACGCTGGAGGAGGTCTGGGACGTGGCGGAGGTAGCGAGCATGTACAACTTCACGAACCGGATGTCACTGGCCTGCGGGAAGCTCCCGAACGAGGAGTATCATGCCCTGTTCCGCCGGGAGCACGGGGCAGACATTGCGGGCAAGCATTGCGGGTAG
- a CDS encoding aldo/keto reductase, with the protein MKYRKIGDQGLETSAIGLGCMGMSEFYGTTDEVEATATIHRALDLGVTFVDTADIYGPFTNEKLVGDAIKDRRKEVVLATKFGNVRGEDGSFRGVNGSPEYVRKAADASLQRLGLDYIDLYYQHRVDPDTPIEETVGAMAELVEAGKVRYLGLSEAGAETIRRANSVHPISALQSEYSLFTREIEDEILPVVRELGIGFVPYSPLGRGFLTGAWKSFEDLPEEDTRSERFPRFARENFEKNLKLAEKVRSVAEEKGITPGQLALAWLLHQGGDIAPIPGTKRRERLEENAAAADVELSQDDLKRIEEALPKGSASGERYSEQMMQAVNR; encoded by the coding sequence ATGAAGTACAGGAAGATCGGGGACCAAGGTCTGGAAACCTCGGCCATCGGGCTCGGCTGCATGGGCATGAGCGAGTTCTACGGCACGACCGACGAAGTCGAAGCGACCGCCACCATCCACCGCGCCCTCGACCTCGGCGTTACGTTTGTAGATACCGCCGACATCTACGGCCCGTTCACCAACGAGAAACTCGTCGGCGACGCTATAAAAGACCGCCGCAAAGAGGTCGTGCTTGCGACCAAGTTCGGGAACGTGCGCGGTGAGGACGGTAGCTTTCGGGGCGTGAACGGCAGCCCGGAGTATGTTCGCAAGGCCGCCGACGCTTCCCTGCAGCGGCTCGGCCTGGACTACATAGACCTCTACTACCAGCACCGCGTAGACCCCGACACGCCAATAGAGGAGACCGTCGGGGCGATGGCCGAACTCGTCGAAGCGGGGAAGGTGAGGTATCTCGGGCTGTCCGAAGCCGGGGCCGAGACCATTCGCCGGGCCAACTCGGTACACCCGATAAGCGCGCTTCAGTCGGAGTACTCGCTCTTTACCCGTGAGATCGAGGACGAGATACTGCCCGTCGTCCGTGAACTCGGCATCGGGTTCGTACCGTACAGCCCGCTGGGACGCGGCTTTCTGACGGGGGCGTGGAAGTCCTTTGAAGACCTCCCGGAAGAAGATACCCGCAGCGAGCGGTTCCCCCGTTTTGCGCGCGAGAACTTCGAGAAGAACCTGAAGCTCGCCGAGAAGGTTCGCTCCGTTGCCGAGGAGAAGGGCATCACGCCGGGACAGCTCGCCCTCGCGTGGCTTCTGCACCAGGGCGGGGATATAGCCCCGATTCCCGGCACCAAAAGGCGTGAAAGGCTGGAGGAGAACGCCGCAGCAGCCGACGTGGAGCTTTCACAGGACGACCTGAAGCGCATCGAGGAGGCGCTGCCGAAAGGCTCCGCGTCCGGCGAACGCTACTCCGAGCAGATGATGCAGGCCGTCAACCGCTAG
- a CDS encoding NAD+ synthase, protein MRVALAQINTTVGDIWGNVERMTDALHKAVENGADLVAFPELAITGYPPEDLLLRPSFIAENLHALDEFKVEVPEGVTAALGFVDLGIDLFNACAVVSGGEVLHRYHKRYLPNYGVFDENRYFREGSGSSLLKLDGTLVGVNVCEDIWYPGGPAREQALGGASVLLNISASPYHRLKGAARERMLSVRASDYGCYVVMCNLVGGQDELVFDGHSVVFDPEGNLVSRAKQFEEDLLFVDLFPEEALMRRLHDSRPRKEEYLGERPTLVELPGKVEAITPAQSDEPRTEDLLPEEGEVLAALELGLADYFGKNGFTKAVLGLSGGIDSSLVAAVAARALGPENVVGVLMPSRYTSDLSNTDAYALAESLGIETQVVPIGPAFDAYREMLSESFAGTEEGITEENLQSRVRGNIVMGLSNKFGWIVLSTGNKSEMSVGYSTLYGDMAGGFALIRDVPKTLVYAICRYINSSEGREIIPESVLTKEPSAELREDQRDSDSLPSYDVLDPILEAYIEEDKGIGEIIALGFEEEDVRRVVKLVDRAEYKRRQAPVGIKVTIRSFGRDRRMPITNRYSERNPERIG, encoded by the coding sequence ATGAGGGTCGCGCTGGCGCAGATCAACACTACCGTCGGGGATATCTGGGGGAACGTCGAACGCATGACGGACGCCCTCCATAAAGCCGTTGAAAACGGCGCGGACCTTGTAGCCTTTCCCGAGCTTGCGATCACCGGCTACCCGCCAGAGGATCTGCTTCTGAGGCCGAGCTTTATCGCCGAGAACCTCCACGCCCTGGACGAGTTCAAGGTCGAGGTCCCGGAGGGCGTTACGGCGGCCCTCGGCTTCGTGGACCTCGGCATAGACCTCTTCAACGCCTGCGCGGTCGTCTCGGGCGGCGAGGTCCTGCACCGCTACCACAAGCGTTACCTTCCGAACTACGGGGTCTTCGACGAGAACCGCTACTTCAGGGAAGGCTCCGGCTCCTCGCTTCTGAAGCTCGACGGAACGCTTGTCGGGGTGAACGTCTGCGAGGACATCTGGTATCCGGGCGGCCCGGCCCGCGAGCAGGCCCTCGGCGGGGCGAGCGTGCTCCTGAACATCTCCGCCTCGCCGTATCACCGGCTGAAGGGCGCGGCGCGGGAGCGGATGCTCTCGGTGCGGGCGTCGGACTACGGCTGCTACGTCGTGATGTGCAATCTTGTCGGCGGGCAGGACGAGCTTGTCTTCGACGGCCACTCCGTTGTCTTTGATCCGGAGGGAAACCTTGTGTCGCGGGCGAAGCAGTTCGAGGAGGACCTGCTTTTCGTGGACCTCTTCCCCGAAGAAGCCCTTATGCGCCGCCTGCACGACTCGCGTCCCAGAAAGGAAGAGTACCTCGGGGAACGTCCGACCCTTGTGGAGCTTCCGGGCAAGGTAGAGGCCATCACGCCCGCCCAGTCCGACGAACCCCGCACCGAAGACCTTCTGCCCGAAGAGGGCGAGGTTCTCGCGGCCCTGGAACTCGGCCTGGCGGACTATTTCGGGAAGAACGGTTTCACGAAGGCCGTTCTCGGTCTCTCCGGCGGCATAGATTCGTCGCTTGTGGCGGCGGTGGCTGCCCGCGCCCTCGGGCCGGAGAACGTGGTCGGCGTCCTTATGCCGAGCCGCTACACCTCCGACCTCTCGAACACCGACGCCTACGCGCTTGCAGAGTCGCTCGGGATAGAGACGCAGGTTGTGCCTATCGGCCCGGCCTTCGACGCGTACCGGGAGATGCTCTCGGAAAGCTTCGCGGGGACCGAGGAGGGCATCACCGAGGAGAACCTTCAGTCGCGGGTGCGGGGGAACATCGTTATGGGGCTGTCGAACAAGTTTGGCTGGATCGTCCTGAGCACCGGCAACAAAAGCGAGATGAGCGTCGGATACTCAACCCTGTACGGCGATATGGCCGGTGGTTTCGCGCTTATCCGGGACGTGCCGAAGACGCTTGTATACGCCATCTGCCGCTACATCAACAGCTCCGAAGGCCGCGAGATTATCCCCGAGTCCGTCCTGACAAAAGAACCCTCTGCCGAGCTTCGAGAAGACCAGCGTGACTCGGACTCCCTGCCGTCCTACGACGTGCTGGACCCGATCCTCGAAGCCTACATCGAGGAGGACAAGGGCATCGGGGAGATCATCGCCCTCGGCTTCGAGGAAGAGGACGTGCGCCGCGTCGTGAAGCTCGTTGATCGGGCGGAGTACAAGCGTCGGCAGGCCCCGGTCGGGATAAAAGTAACGATCCGTTCCTTCGGTCGAGACCGCCGGATGCCCATAACCAACCGCTACTCGGAGCGGAACCCGGAGCGCATCGGATAG
- a CDS encoding NUDIX hydrolase produces the protein MDEWIDILDEVGNGTGEVRLKSEAHRDGLWHRCFHCWVVHRPENGEPSLLLQRRAMQKDTWPGRLDVSVGGHLAAGETILDGRREISEELGLEAPAGDLIALGERRVERTIAQGTDREFHGVFLFITEISPATLRLQPEEVDSLACVTLSDADKLPEGETVPATIYRNGAAPEKATVGLSEFVDDGTAGDYLAGVLEFIRRALPDTAGGRMG, from the coding sequence GTGGACGAGTGGATAGATATCCTGGACGAGGTCGGAAACGGAACCGGCGAGGTTCGCCTCAAAAGCGAGGCCCACCGGGACGGGCTGTGGCACCGGTGCTTTCACTGCTGGGTGGTGCACAGGCCGGAGAACGGCGAGCCGAGCCTCCTTCTTCAGCGGCGGGCGATGCAGAAAGATACCTGGCCCGGAAGGCTCGACGTCTCGGTCGGAGGGCATCTGGCGGCGGGGGAGACTATCCTTGACGGTCGGCGGGAGATAAGCGAGGAACTCGGCCTCGAAGCCCCGGCCGGGGACCTGATCGCGCTCGGCGAACGCCGCGTGGAGCGTACCATTGCGCAGGGGACCGACCGCGAGTTTCACGGTGTCTTTCTTTTCATCACGGAGATCAGCCCCGCAACTCTCAGGCTCCAGCCGGAGGAGGTGGACTCCCTTGCCTGCGTCACCCTCAGCGACGCAGACAAACTCCCCGAAGGCGAAACCGTTCCGGCCACCATCTACCGGAACGGTGCCGCGCCGGAGAAGGCGACCGTCGGTCTCTCGGAGTTCGTGGACGACGGGACGGCGGGCGACTACCTCGCCGGGGTTCTGGAGTTTATCCGGCGCGCTCTTCCAGACACCGCCGGGGGCCGGATGGGTTAG
- a CDS encoding D-2-hydroxyacid dehydrogenase, giving the protein MATIVIASCFEEKNIRRVREAGSDRVLYNASLVPPPRWPGDIVGEHGWKRTPEQQETFLEMISEAEILLDFPRNIERPLPEAAPGLRWVQGGMAGAGPVARDAGLLETDIVVTTASGVFSTQLAEFVLGGMIHAAKRFDRLREHRLRREWREEETGTLEGKTLCIIGTGSIGQAIADLARPFGLNIIGVKRTVKPGDSIPNFDVLYRTGDLHKALKNADYVSITLPATPETERLVDDVAFGAMKPGVHLSNVGRGVVVDEGALVRNLRSGHVSGAALDVFAVEPLPENSPLWGFENVILSPHSTDNVARVTETKFIDLFLENLRRYRAGEALENVLNRELLY; this is encoded by the coding sequence ATGGCGACCATCGTCATCGCGAGCTGCTTCGAGGAGAAGAACATCCGGCGCGTGCGGGAGGCAGGTTCAGACAGGGTCCTGTACAACGCAAGCCTCGTTCCGCCGCCACGCTGGCCGGGCGACATCGTCGGGGAGCACGGCTGGAAAAGAACCCCGGAGCAGCAGGAAACATTCCTTGAAATGATCTCGGAGGCCGAGATCCTCCTCGATTTCCCCCGGAACATCGAAAGACCGCTCCCCGAAGCCGCGCCGGGTCTGAGGTGGGTTCAGGGCGGGATGGCGGGGGCCGGGCCGGTCGCAAGGGACGCCGGGCTGCTAGAGACGGACATCGTGGTAACCACGGCGAGCGGGGTCTTCTCGACGCAGCTCGCGGAGTTTGTTCTGGGCGGGATGATCCACGCCGCCAAACGCTTCGACCGGCTCCGTGAGCACCGGCTCAGGCGCGAGTGGCGAGAAGAAGAGACCGGGACGCTCGAAGGCAAGACCCTCTGCATCATCGGGACCGGGAGCATCGGTCAGGCGATAGCGGACCTCGCCCGCCCCTTCGGGCTAAACATCATCGGGGTCAAGCGCACCGTGAAGCCAGGTGATTCCATCCCGAACTTCGACGTCCTCTACAGAACGGGAGACCTTCACAAAGCCCTGAAAAACGCGGACTACGTCAGCATCACCCTGCCCGCGACGCCGGAGACGGAGCGGCTCGTAGACGATGTGGCGTTCGGGGCGATGAAGCCGGGCGTCCACCTCTCAAACGTCGGGCGCGGGGTCGTCGTGGACGAGGGCGCGCTGGTCAGGAACCTGAGAAGCGGCCACGTCTCGGGGGCCGCCCTGGACGTGTTCGCGGTGGAGCCGCTGCCGGAAAACAGCCCGCTCTGGGGTTTCGAGAACGTTATCCTGAGCCCGCACTCGACCGACAACGTTGCAAGGGTAACGGAGACAAAGTTCATAGACCTGTTTCTCGAGAACCTGCGGCGTTACAGGGCGGGGGAGGCGCTGGAGAACGTGCTGAACCGGGAGCTTCTGTACTGA
- a CDS encoding hemolysin family protein encodes MLRAIHRPDEICKTRKGVELEAIVLPALRIIAALALVALNGLFVAAEFAFVRIRETQVDRLVREGKTSSGLVKTATDKLDQYLAVCQLGITICSLGIGALAEPAIASLIEPWIVAAGIPIAFTHPIAIAIALFIASFFHVVFGELAPKTLAIQRPERTSLAVSPFMVFFYYLLRPFVIFFNGTANAITGAFGVPPASEGSQSHSEEEIRMLVRQSASKGLLDADEDEMIGAVFELNDKMAREIMVPRPDVVALPASMDLKNLVSASASGHYTRYPVYEDDAPERAIGMIHAKDVLRAVEAAGSLESEITARDMLRDVLVVPENRKIDEILEDFQNQEIQMAIVVDEWGSFEGVFTIEDIIEEIVGEIRDEFDEEEPAVKQLSNGSFTIDGRIPINVVNDALGTNFESDDFDTIGGLVLGHIGRQPEVGDRVELDGHTLKVDDTDGARVAQVIACASAQSSVLDEDDGKKE; translated from the coding sequence ATGCTCCGAGCCATACACAGGCCTGATGAGATCTGCAAAACTCGAAAAGGAGTCGAACTGGAAGCTATAGTCCTACCCGCGCTGCGAATAATCGCCGCGCTCGCGCTGGTCGCGTTGAACGGGTTGTTCGTCGCGGCGGAGTTCGCGTTCGTCAGGATCCGTGAAACGCAGGTGGACCGCCTCGTGCGGGAGGGCAAGACCAGCTCCGGCCTCGTAAAGACCGCGACGGACAAGCTTGACCAGTACCTTGCCGTGTGTCAGCTCGGCATTACGATCTGCTCGCTCGGCATCGGCGCGCTCGCGGAGCCGGCGATCGCCAGCCTGATCGAACCGTGGATCGTGGCCGCAGGCATCCCGATAGCCTTTACCCACCCCATCGCGATCGCCATCGCGCTCTTTATCGCTTCGTTTTTCCACGTGGTGTTCGGGGAACTCGCCCCGAAGACGCTCGCCATCCAGCGACCGGAGCGGACTTCGCTTGCGGTCTCGCCGTTCATGGTCTTTTTCTATTACCTGCTGCGTCCGTTCGTTATCTTCTTCAACGGCACGGCGAACGCCATAACCGGCGCGTTCGGGGTCCCGCCCGCTAGCGAAGGCTCCCAGTCGCACTCGGAGGAGGAGATCCGGATGCTCGTGAGGCAGTCGGCGAGCAAGGGGCTTCTCGACGCCGACGAGGACGAGATGATCGGGGCCGTCTTCGAGCTGAACGACAAGATGGCGCGGGAGATCATGGTCCCGCGCCCGGACGTGGTCGCCCTCCCGGCGAGCATGGATCTGAAGAACCTTGTCTCCGCCTCTGCAAGCGGCCACTACACCCGCTACCCCGTCTACGAAGACGATGCCCCCGAACGGGCGATAGGGATGATCCACGCCAAGGACGTGCTGCGGGCCGTCGAAGCGGCGGGCAGCCTGGAATCCGAGATAACCGCCCGGGATATGCTGCGCGACGTGCTCGTCGTGCCGGAGAACCGGAAGATAGACGAGATCCTGGAGGACTTCCAGAATCAGGAGATACAGATGGCCATCGTCGTGGACGAGTGGGGGTCGTTTGAAGGGGTCTTTACGATAGAGGACATCATCGAGGAGATAGTCGGGGAGATCCGCGACGAGTTCGACGAGGAGGAACCGGCCGTCAAGCAGCTTTCGAACGGCTCTTTTACGATAGACGGCCGCATCCCGATAAACGTCGTCAACGACGCGCTCGGCACGAACTTCGAGAGCGACGACTTCGACACGATAGGCGGCCTCGTCCTCGGCCACATCGGTCGCCAGCCCGAGGTCGGCGACCGCGTCGAACTCGACGGACACACCTTGAAGGTGGACGACACCGACGGTGCGCGCGTCGCTCAGGTTATCGCCTGCGCCTCCGCCCAGTCTTCCGTTCTCGACGAGGACGACGGCAAAAAAGAATAG